The sequence TACAATTGTGGAGGTTGGACAGAACCTCTGGGATCATTTAGTCCAGTCCTTTATTTTGCCTGACAAGGTCAGCTAGAACAGGTTAATCAGGGTTGTCCCCACTAGGGTTTTGACTGTCTCCAAGACTGGCACACCACAATCTCTCTGGGCAACGTGTAGCAGAGCAAagtgattttggttttgtttttagggtgtttttatGTTcagatttctgtatttcagtctGTGTCCACTGATATCATGTGATATCATGTGTTGCTCAAACATGTCCactgcctctcctcctgtcaCTGCACATCTCTGAGAGGAGCCTGGTTCCATCTTTTTTACTGCTTCCCATCAAGTATTTATACACACTGATAAGAatcccctgagccttctctaGGAAAATTggtcccagctctcagccacTGTGTGTGACAGATGCTCCACTTCCTTAACTGCTTTCATGGCCTTTCATTGGACTCACTCCAAAATGGCCATCTCTCTCTTATATTagggagcccagaactggatgtAAAACTCCAGATGCATCTCACCCCAGTTTATCCCCTTCCATGACCTGCTGGTAACAGTCTTCCTTAAACAAGGATGCTGCTGGACAACCCTTGCTGTTAGGGCACACTGCTCACTCATGTTCAACTTGGTGTCCACCAGGACCTCCAGGCTGTTTTTGGCCTGGAGAAAAGCCCCTTCCCATCTGGGTGGTCCCCAGCATGTACTGGTTCAGTGAGTGGGTTGTTCCTTTCCAGCTACAGGACTTTGCACTTCCCTTTGTTAAACTGCATGAGGTACCTGTCAGCCATCCACTTCTCCATTTCTCCAGCCTACTGTGGTCACTCTGGATTGGCAGCACAATCCCCTGGTGTGTCAGACcttcctcccagttttgtatcatCAGCagacttgctgagggtgcactctaTTGCCATTAAACTCATTAATGAAGCAGTTAAATGGTGTTGGCCAAGGATCAGCCACTGGAGTACAGCACCAGTGCCTGGCTTCAACATGAATTTCATGTTGCTGATGTCAAGCCCTTCAGCTTGGCAGCTCAGCCAGTTTTCACTCCATCTCACTGTCCATTTATCTAGGCCATACCTCATCAACTGGCCTACAGGGATGTCATAGGAGACATTTCAAAAGCCTGCACAAAATAAACAATGTAAACTATGCTGAGCCTGTTGATACTTGGGAAAGTTTTAGAGCTTGCATTACCAGGCTGTCCCCTTGGTGCTTTTATGCTGTTTTTAAGGTGAAGTCTCTCCAGTTCCGTTATGCTGAACACAAGGCACATTGTTTTGCTTCCTCTTTACCAACCTACTCCTTGCTTCACTGTGGGCTGTCATCTCCCTTCCCTGGTGCTAGTGTGAAGCTGTCCTCAACAGGGTGGCCAGATGGGTAGCAAAGCTACtttcacttctgaaaaaaaattagagctGTGAATCAAGTACTATTTTACAATCAAGTTCAATAGTTTCTGCACAATCAGTTATAGACCCTGCTGAAATTTGTTTCTCTCCTTGGCAGCAGTGCAGATATCGGTGTGTATCACAGTTGGTTCAGTTATATTCTCCTTGTTGTCCTTGAACTGTCCCCCCTCTTTCCTTGGTCATCCAccatgtatttttctcttttttttttttttttctacaagaGATCAAGCAGAGATGCCACTAGCAGGATTCCAAGTTTTCCAAAATGAGGTGTGGCAGGTGTCTGGTAACAAAGAAGACAccttcacttaaaaaaaaaagacatattcCATTCCTGTATGTGGTAAACTGCTATCTCTGCTGGGCAACTCCCAGCAAAAGCCATTCTTTAGCACAGCATAAAATTTTATGCCAGCCCTCTGCGTTCCTGAAATTAGAGCCTCTTGTATACAGGTTTAGCAGCACTATCTAAAACAGAGTTCTCTGCTTGAAACTGGCTGTGGGCTTGAACATCATCACCCAATCTTTGCTTGTTTCAGGTGCCTGAGCTATGGAAAAATTATGCTTGTGCTTCAAACATATTGAAACATGATTAAGCAGGCCTGAGCTAGAAATACAGGCTTGAGGGTACTAATAAAACATAGCAGCATGTGCTTTGCTGCTGTGGCGTAGTAGAGGCGAAGGATGCAAGGGCACGAGTTCCAACAGGTGTGCAAAGACGAGTTAGGcggttttgttttctttttcactctttCACTCCAAGATAAGCCACGTCGTATGCGATCCCGGCCTTTTCCCCGACGGCTGAAGGCGAAGTTCCCCCGGCACCCCAGGCCAGCGGCGCTCAGCATGCGGACGAGCCCGCAGcctgcccctcccagcccgGACCGGACCCGGAGGCGGACGCGGAGCCCGAGCGGGGCGCGGGAGACAatgccggcccggcccgccccgcacCCCGCCATTCCCGCCGCACGTCACGGGCGGGGCGGAGCGCGCCGCCCCATTTAAGGGGCAGCGAGGGGCGCGGCCGCCGCAGCTGTGAGTGCGGGACCGGCGCGGAACGAGGCAGTaacagcagcaggggcagcttcGGGCACCGGCACCATGCGTGAGATCGTGCACATCCAGGCCGGGCAGTGCGGCAACCAAATCGGCGCCAAGGTACGGACGGGCGCGGAAGCGGGGCGCTCCCACAGGTCGCACCCGCGGGTGGCGCTTCCCGAAATGAAAAGCGACCCGGGCTTTGCTGAGGCGTTGTggctcctgcccctgtgccGGTCCGTGCCGCTCGGAGGTGCCGCGGGGCAGGGATATGCCCGCGCTGCCTCGCCCTCTGCGGCCACGGCTCCGGCTACCGAGGGAGGGAACGGGAGTGTTCCAGTGCCACACACCGTCACCGCTGAACGTGTGCGGGTGTTGCCATCTTGTAGTGGCTACAGGGTATTAAGCCAATGCTAGACAATGGGAGGATGACAAATTGATATAGCCAGAGATGGCTACCCTTTGGATACAAGCTACAAAGGAATTAACTTGCACTTCAGGGTTATGGCTGCTCGTCAGCCTCTTGCTAGTTCAGCTGCTGCGGCCAGCGAAGCCCTTGTGCACTGACTCACCTTCCCACCcggcagctgctctgccatgcGAGGGAGTGGTCAGGGCCGCGGAATGCATGGGCTGCACCGGGGGTGTGTGATTGGCACTGGCCAGCTGTTTCCACTGGCATTGGAAATGGCTAATTgccatttttcaaaaatttcctTTAGTTCTGGGAGGTCATCAGCGATGAGCACGGCATTGATCCCACGGGCAGCTACCACGGGGAcagtgagctgcagctggagaggatcAACGTGTACTACAATGAAGCTGCTGGTAAGTGCCTGCTTGCTCAGATGTCCTCAAATAAATGGGGCAGCCATGACAGCTCATTGAGGCTGGAAATATCCCTGAACAAGTGCTGTCATCTGCCAGCGACTCCTCTAAGAGACCTTTGTTCTCAGAAAGGCTCTGATAACACGGTAGTCTTGATTGTGACAGTGTCTCTCCAGAGAAATGCAGGGAGGtggaagggagcacagcagggctcctgtgatcctgtgacactggctgcctgctgcagggctgtaaCGCTGCTGCTGGTTCCCCCCACAGGTAACAAGTATGTCCCCCGCGCCATCCTCGTGGACCTGGAACCCGGCACCATGGACTCCGTGCGCTCCGGCCCCTTTGGACAGATCTTCCGTCCCGACAACTTTGTCTTTGGTGAGTGACTGTGGCACGGAGGAGTTCCCAGAACTCCACACGCAGAAAAGGCTCGGAGCGAGTATGCAAGTGACCCTGGGGAGCCTGAATCCCCATGGCAGAGCGGGGATGGAAAGAGGGGAGGGGCTGAGAGGGAAGGGGCAGCGGCATCAGCCGTGTTTGTCCCCGGGGCGCTGATGTGGCACGTGGCTTGTGGTCTGGCCCGCAGGTCAGAGCGGGGCTGGCAACAACTGGGCCAAGGGGCACTACACGGAAGGCGCCGAGCTGGTGGACTCTGTGCTGGACGTGGTGAGGAAGGAGTCGGAGAGCTGCGACTGCCTCCAGGGCTTCCAGCTGACCCACTCGCTGGGCGGAGGCACGGGCTCCGGCATGGGCACCCTCCTGATCAGCAAGATCCGCGAGGAGTACCCCGACCGCATCATGAACACCTTCAGCGTGATGCCCTCGCCCAAGGTGTCGGACACGGTGGTGGAGCCCTACAACGCCACCCTCTCCGTGCACCAGCTGGTGGAGAACACGGACGAGACCTACTGCATCGACAACGAGGCCCTGTATGACATTTGCTTCCGCACCCTGAAGCTGACCACGCCCACCTACGGGGACCTCAACCACCTGGTGTCGGCCACCATGAGCGGCGTGACCACCTGCCTTCGCTTCCCCGGCCAGCTGAACGCCGACCTGCGCAAGCTGGCCGTCAACATGGTGCCTTTCCCGCGGCTGCACTTCTTCATGCCGGGCTTCGCCCCGCTGACCAGCCGCGGCAGCCAGCAGTACCGCGCCCTGACGGTGCCCGAGCTGACGCAGCAGATGTTCGACTCCAAGAACATGATGGCCGCCTGCGACCCTCGCCACGGCCGCTACCTGACGGTGGCCGCCATCTTCCGGGGCCGCATGTCCATGAAGGAGGTGGACGAGCAGATGCTCAACGTGCAGAACAAGAACAGCAGCTACTTTGTGGAGTGGATCCCCAACAACGTCAAGACGGCCGTCTGCGACATCCCCCCGCGCGGCCTCAAGATGTCGGCCACCTTCATCGGCAACAGCACGGCCATCCAGGAGCTCTTCAAGAGGATCTCGGAGCAGTTCACGGCCATGTTCCGCCGCAAGGCCTTCTTGCACTGGTACACCGGCGAGGGCATGGATGAAATGGAGTTCACGGAGGCCGAGAGCAACATGAACGACCTGGTCTCCGAGTACCAGCAATACCAGGATGCCACTGCTGATGAGCAGGGCGAGtttgaagaggaaggagaggaggatgaggctTAAGCTGCCCGGTATCAAAGGAACTTCTGT comes from Zonotrichia leucophrys gambelii isolate GWCS_2022_RI chromosome 2, RI_Zleu_2.0, whole genome shotgun sequence and encodes:
- the LOC135444140 gene encoding tubulin beta-1 chain, translated to MREIVHIQAGQCGNQIGAKFWEVISDEHGIDPTGSYHGDSELQLERINVYYNEAAGNKYVPRAILVDLEPGTMDSVRSGPFGQIFRPDNFVFGQSGAGNNWAKGHYTEGAELVDSVLDVVRKESESCDCLQGFQLTHSLGGGTGSGMGTLLISKIREEYPDRIMNTFSVMPSPKVSDTVVEPYNATLSVHQLVENTDETYCIDNEALYDICFRTLKLTTPTYGDLNHLVSATMSGVTTCLRFPGQLNADLRKLAVNMVPFPRLHFFMPGFAPLTSRGSQQYRALTVPELTQQMFDSKNMMAACDPRHGRYLTVAAIFRGRMSMKEVDEQMLNVQNKNSSYFVEWIPNNVKTAVCDIPPRGLKMSATFIGNSTAIQELFKRISEQFTAMFRRKAFLHWYTGEGMDEMEFTEAESNMNDLVSEYQQYQDATADEQGEFEEEGEEDEA